The following coding sequences lie in one Portunus trituberculatus isolate SZX2019 unplaced genomic scaffold, ASM1759143v1 PGA_scaffold_484__1_contigs__length_43489, whole genome shotgun sequence genomic window:
- the LOC123500777 gene encoding histone H2B, whose protein sequence is MPPKASGKAAKKAGKAQKAIAKGDKKKKRRRKESYSIYIYKVLKQVHPDTGVSSKAMSIMNSFVNDIFERIAAEASRLAHYNKRSTITSREIQTAVRLLLPGELAKHAVSEGTKAVTKYTSSK, encoded by the coding sequence atgcctcccaaagcatcaggaaaggctgccaagaaggctggcaaggctcagaaggccatagccaaaggggacaagaagaagaagcggaggaggaaggaaagctactccatctacatctacaaggtgctcaagcaggtccaccccgacactggcgtgtcctccaaggctatgtcaatcatgaactctttcgtgaacgacattttcgagcgcatcgctgccgaggcatcccgcctggcacactacaacaagcgctccaccatcaccagccgggAGATCCAGACTGCCGTCCGTCTCCTTCTGCCCGGCGAACTGGCAAAGCACGCCGTCTCTGAGGGCACCAAGGCTGTCACCAAGTACACCTCCTCCAAGTAA